A region of Lepeophtheirus salmonis chromosome 13, UVic_Lsal_1.4, whole genome shotgun sequence DNA encodes the following proteins:
- the LOC121128320 gene encoding limbic system-associated membrane protein, whose translation MKISCVIFIYCYLLITSISDTLADKVPFTDLTSVHSLPVNASFLHLCKKAGIWIKSTKHTPRSHNSLLRINRLQYEDSGLYECYNKKDISSLNLESVQLGNSRPLQRLYLYIEPPTTEKLQRVRRSSSGTHEIMVKVQGRKIILHCKLGGGEDFKGINVDMKNESERYSCMCSNCDEESKSSNSRNLSPLAFAPITSTPDSNIQAKDGDTIYLTCNAKAEPMPVFQWYKISSTFSSSDVIDDLKDTDRIQQSKKHAFLLDFIPEGFQSKLEIKNVTQSDYGNYLCVVKNNHGVGILIVTLHEFSDDTSLGEQESPSSGSQHVSFSSLIITAFFSCYILKLN comes from the exons atgaagattagTTGTGTGATATTTATCTATTGCTATCTTTTAATTACCTCAATCTCTGATACTTTAGCAGACAAAGTTCCTTTTACCGATTTAACTTCGGTTCACTCTCTTCCAGTCAATGCCTCATTTTTGCACCTATGTAAGAAAGCCGGGATTTGGATCAAATCTACAAAACATACACCAAGATCCCATAATTCTCTATTGAGGATCAATAGACTTCAATACGAGGATTCCGGACTTTAcgaatgttataataaaaaagatatatcttCTCTGAATTTGGAGTCTGTCCAA CTAGGAAATTCTCGACCTTTACAAAGGCTATATCTATATATTGAGCCTCCTACAACAGAGAAACTGCAAAGAGTCCGTAGATCCTCATCAGGAACACATGAAATCATGGTCAAAGTTCAAGGCAGGAAGATTATTCTTCATTGTAAACTAGGAGGAGGTGAAGATTTCAAAGGGATCAATGTGGATATGAAAAATGAGTCTGAAAGATACTCGTGTATGTGTTCAAACTGTGATGAAGAATCCAAATCATCAAATTCACGAAACCTTAGTCCGCTTGCCTTTGCTCCGATTACTTCAACTCCTGATTCAAATATACAGGCCAAAGATGGGGACACAATTTATCTCACTTGTAAT GCCAAAGCAGAGCCAATGCCAGTATTTCAATGGTACAAAATTTCAAGTACCTTCAGCAGCTCCGACGTCATCGATGATTTAAAAGATACGGATCGAATTCAACAATCTAAAAAACACGCCTTCCTTTTAGACTTTATTCCAGAGGGATTTCAATCAAAACTCGAAATCAAAAATGTGACTCAAAGTGATTATGGAAATTATCTCTGCGTCGTTAAGAATAATCATGGAGTAGGGATACTTATTGTTACACTCCATGAGTTTAGTGATGATACTAGCTTGGGTGAACAAGAATCTCCTTCCAGTGGTTCCCAGCACGTCTCATTCAGTAGTTTAATTATAACTGCATTTTTTAGttgctatattttaaaattgaattag